A genome region from Gemmatimonadota bacterium includes the following:
- a CDS encoding amidohydrolase family protein translates to MLVDIHTNLMWYPDHMSDEFVEFAYAAKKAKMRLSEDVYYAGHEDRYKNAFDSTPETLLKATEDCDKVVVFGLKAPYCGVDVPQELVAGFVAENADRFIGWCSVDPNDEDAVEQLEYNVDELGLRGLKVAPIYQHFDPQDPVHLPLFKKAEALDIPVIWHQGTSFVRPGPLKWANPIQLEDIAVACPDLRMMIAHMGHPWEDECVVLIRKHPNLYADISALHYRPLRHYMAFMSALEYGVEHKLIFGSDFPSATPAQVMAGQWKVNDVVRNTSLPVFPEEAIHNMIYENWRPFLGEL, encoded by the coding sequence ATGCTAGTCGACATCCATACCAACCTGATGTGGTACCCGGACCATATGTCCGACGAATTTGTGGAATTCGCCTACGCGGCCAAGAAGGCCAAGATGCGGCTGTCCGAGGACGTATACTACGCCGGGCACGAGGACCGGTACAAGAATGCCTTCGATTCCACGCCCGAGACGCTGCTGAAGGCGACCGAGGACTGCGACAAGGTGGTGGTGTTCGGGTTGAAAGCGCCCTACTGCGGGGTAGACGTGCCCCAGGAACTCGTTGCCGGATTCGTGGCGGAAAACGCGGACCGGTTCATCGGCTGGTGTTCGGTCGACCCGAACGACGAAGACGCCGTCGAGCAACTCGAATACAATGTCGACGAACTCGGCCTGCGCGGACTGAAGGTCGCGCCGATCTACCAGCACTTCGATCCGCAGGACCCGGTGCATCTTCCCCTGTTCAAGAAGGCGGAAGCGCTGGACATCCCCGTCATCTGGCACCAGGGCACTTCCTTCGTGCGGCCGGGCCCGCTCAAGTGGGCCAATCCGATCCAGCTGGAGGACATCGCGGTAGCCTGCCCGGACCTTCGGATGATGATCGCCCACATGGGACATCCGTGGGAAGACGAATGCGTGGTCCTGATCCGGAAGCATCCGAATCTTTACGCGGACATATCGGCCCTGCACTACCGCCCGCTCCGGCATTACATGGCCTTCATGTCCGCCCTGGAGTACGGCGTGGAGCACAAGCTGATCTTCGGTTCCGATTTTCCCTCCGCCACGCCGGCGCAGGTCATGGCGGGGCAGTGGAAGGTGAACGACGTCGTCCGGAATACGTCCCTGCCCGTTTTTCCGGAAGAGGCCATCCACAACATGATCTATGAAAACTGGAGACCGTTTCTCGGGGAGCTATAA
- a CDS encoding energy-coupling factor transporter ATPase has product MIVAEDVTFSYHLQSGNEVPTLRGLSLEIAESECVAVIGPNGSGKSTLARCLNGLIVPQSGRILVDGLDTADPANKWKVHHLAGMIFQNPDNQLASTTVEREVAFGLENLGLPSREIHQRVAWALDRFHLAKYRHNPPHRLSGGEKQRLAIASVAAMRPRYLICDEPTSSLDPGDRRDILDLLMAMVNEYRLSVVFITQSPEEAARMDRIALVADGEVVASGSPEEVYQDAERLAAHGLEAPLAKRLADALRARGVAVPARTVHPESLVQWISERKLASPAKRKPVSPIDAEPVSSSDGGPGEYTPPAAGRPAEGTATSPETPARTATSSPTPDGPPRDRSAGTPPIIEFDRVCHTYSPGTSLEIQALRDVTTRVFPGECVALTGPNGSGKSTMIQHLNRLLKADSGTVRVEGVDVSYPEADLRKLRQKVGLVFQFPEAQLFEETVFDDVAFGLRQMGAAASDIPGMVNRALQRVDLDPAHFSHRHPLSLSGGEKRRAAIAGILVMEPAVLALDEPTSGLDPQSAGQVETIFEGYSETGATLFLITHDMDLISRLADRILVMENGGIAADTTPDRLFAMEDGADSWSPGRPGLCNLLTAVGEAGIPVDSRCFDLEEAADMILACVFNGNYHSNPGETQPC; this is encoded by the coding sequence GTGATCGTCGCCGAGGACGTAACCTTCAGCTACCACCTCCAGTCGGGGAACGAGGTCCCCACGCTGCGGGGTCTGTCCCTCGAGATCGCCGAGTCCGAATGCGTGGCCGTGATCGGACCCAACGGCTCCGGCAAGAGCACCCTCGCCCGCTGTCTCAACGGGTTGATCGTGCCCCAATCCGGCCGGATCCTGGTGGACGGCCTGGATACGGCCGATCCCGCGAACAAGTGGAAAGTCCACCACTTGGCCGGGATGATCTTTCAGAATCCGGACAACCAGCTGGCGTCGACCACGGTGGAGCGGGAAGTGGCCTTCGGGCTCGAGAACCTCGGCCTGCCTTCCCGGGAGATTCACCAGCGCGTCGCGTGGGCCCTCGACCGGTTCCACCTGGCAAAGTACCGCCACAACCCGCCCCACAGGCTGTCGGGTGGTGAAAAGCAACGGCTGGCCATCGCTTCCGTGGCGGCAATGCGTCCCCGGTATCTTATTTGCGACGAGCCCACCTCCTCCCTGGATCCCGGCGACCGGCGGGACATCCTCGACCTCCTTATGGCCATGGTGAATGAATACCGGCTGAGCGTGGTGTTCATCACGCAGTCTCCCGAGGAAGCCGCCCGAATGGACCGCATCGCGCTGGTGGCGGATGGGGAAGTCGTCGCTTCAGGATCTCCGGAAGAAGTATACCAGGATGCCGAACGCCTCGCGGCGCACGGACTCGAGGCGCCGCTGGCCAAACGGCTGGCGGATGCGCTGCGCGCCCGCGGCGTTGCCGTGCCCGCCCGTACCGTCCATCCCGAGTCCCTGGTACAGTGGATCTCGGAGCGAAAACTGGCGTCGCCGGCAAAGCGGAAACCGGTGTCACCGATAGACGCGGAACCGGTGTCGTCATCAGACGGAGGACCGGGGGAATACACGCCGCCGGCCGCAGGCCGTCCCGCGGAGGGCACCGCGACATCCCCCGAAACACCGGCACGCACCGCGACGTCCTCCCCAACGCCGGACGGACCGCCTCGTGACCGGTCCGCGGGCACACCGCCCATCATCGAATTCGACCGGGTGTGCCATACCTATTCCCCCGGTACATCCCTGGAGATCCAGGCGTTGCGCGATGTGACCACGCGGGTGTTCCCGGGGGAGTGCGTCGCGCTGACCGGGCCGAACGGCTCCGGTAAATCGACGATGATTCAGCACCTCAACCGCCTGCTGAAAGCGGATTCGGGCACGGTTCGGGTCGAGGGGGTGGATGTATCCTACCCGGAGGCCGACCTGCGGAAGCTGCGCCAGAAGGTAGGGCTGGTTTTCCAGTTCCCCGAGGCCCAGCTGTTCGAGGAAACCGTATTCGACGACGTGGCCTTCGGCCTCCGGCAGATGGGCGCGGCTGCATCGGATATTCCCGGCATGGTGAACCGGGCGCTCCAGCGGGTCGACCTCGATCCGGCCCACTTTTCCCACCGGCATCCCCTGTCGCTGAGCGGCGGAGAAAAACGCCGGGCCGCGATCGCCGGAATCCTCGTCATGGAACCTGCCGTACTCGCGCTCGACGAGCCCACTTCCGGTCTCGATCCACAAAGTGCCGGACAGGTTGAGACGATTTTCGAAGGCTATAGCGAAACGGGGGCGACTCTTTTCCTGATCACTCATGACATGGACCTGATCTCCCGCCTGGCGGACCGGATCCTGGTCATGGAGAACGGCGGTATCGCGGCGGACACCACGCCGGACCGTCTGTTCGCCATGGAGGACGGCGCCGATTCGTGGTCGCCGGGACGGCCCGGACTGTGCAACCTGCTGACCGCCGTCGGCGAAGCCGGGATCCCCGTCGATTCCCGCTGTTTCGACCTGGAAGAGGCCGCGGACATGATCCTCGCGTGCGTATTCAACGGCAACTATCACTCCAACCCCGGGGAAACCCAACCATGCTAG
- a CDS encoding LarC family nickel insertion protein yields MAVAGYFDQLSGFTADMLLGAMIDAGADRSELEAALKRHHGVECEINVAEERVDRAQVTYASLSCVEASVPETYRAIPDSGAGTPAGVLLGRVIGHLDKNVNELWESGNQAPTEEELGGRHAALRLLVLCNALRLHGIDALYHEALPFTPGIDSTPPLLAALMRGAAIHPVDRAPVDLPGCAVLTALSAGSMNRSGFTLRTVGYGGNDAGRGDGNMVRLCTGEVAQPVDTESVQILETQIDDMNPQFYGHVLDLLLEAGALDAFLTPVIMKKSRPGVLLTVLAPTALAGRLSEVIFKETTTIGLRSYPVSRSVLSRCETTVETCYGAIRIKVARHGDSRRYTPEYEDCRQAALKAGIPLADVYAAVHQAAGRLDLDHLP; encoded by the coding sequence ATGGCTGTGGCGGGTTATTTCGACCAGTTATCCGGCTTTACCGCGGACATGCTGCTCGGTGCGATGATCGACGCGGGAGCGGATCGAAGCGAACTCGAAGCGGCCTTGAAACGCCATCACGGCGTGGAATGCGAGATCAACGTCGCAGAGGAGCGGGTCGACCGGGCGCAGGTGACGTACGCCTCCCTGTCCTGCGTCGAAGCTTCCGTTCCGGAAACCTACCGGGCCATACCGGACAGCGGAGCGGGCACACCGGCCGGCGTGCTCCTCGGCAGGGTGATCGGCCATCTCGACAAAAACGTGAACGAGCTTTGGGAGTCCGGGAACCAGGCACCGACAGAGGAGGAACTGGGCGGCCGCCATGCGGCCCTGCGCCTCCTCGTCCTGTGCAACGCCCTTCGCCTTCACGGGATCGATGCCCTCTACCACGAGGCGCTGCCCTTCACCCCCGGGATCGATTCCACGCCACCCCTGCTGGCCGCCCTGATGCGGGGCGCCGCCATACATCCTGTCGACCGCGCTCCGGTCGACCTGCCGGGATGCGCCGTACTGACCGCGCTTTCAGCGGGATCGATGAACAGGTCCGGCTTTACGCTGCGGACGGTGGGCTACGGGGGCAACGACGCCGGCCGCGGCGATGGAAACATGGTAAGGCTGTGCACGGGCGAAGTCGCCCAACCGGTCGATACAGAGTCCGTGCAGATCCTGGAGACGCAGATTGACGACATGAATCCGCAGTTCTACGGCCACGTCCTGGACCTGCTGCTCGAAGCCGGCGCGCTGGACGCCTTTCTCACGCCCGTGATCATGAAAAAGAGCAGGCCGGGCGTGCTGCTTACCGTACTGGCGCCCACCGCCCTGGCCGGCCGGCTGTCCGAGGTGATCTTCAAGGAAACGACCACGATCGGCCTCAGAAGCTACCCCGTCTCCAGAAGCGTGCTGTCCCGATGCGAAACAACCGTCGAAACCTGCTATGGCGCCATCCGGATCAAGGTCGCGCGGCACGGTGATTCCCGGCGTTATACCCCCGAGTACGAGGACTGCCGCCAGGCCGCTCTAAAGGCCGGGATACCGCTCGCCGACGTGTACGCGGCCGTCCACCAGGCCGCCGGCCGCCTGGACCTGGACCATCTGCCGTGA
- the larB gene encoding nickel pincer cofactor biosynthesis protein LarB — protein MNESQIRQLLEQVRSGELPVDEASARLRSMPFEDLGFAQVDHHRALRCGFPEVIFCTGKTEEQVAAIAERIVASGSDLLATRATPAMYEAVTARCPSAEYHETARTIVVQEAWRDLGIGEILVVSAGTSDIPVAEEAAVTARILGNRVERLFDVGVAGIHRLLSHREAIMNASVLIVVAGMEGALPSVVGGMVSRPVIAVPTSVGYGASFNGLAALLAMLNSCASGITVVNIDGGFNAGYAAGLINRKNE, from the coding sequence GTGAACGAATCGCAGATCAGGCAACTGCTCGAACAGGTCCGATCGGGTGAACTGCCGGTGGACGAGGCTTCCGCGCGGCTGCGATCCATGCCTTTCGAGGACCTCGGATTCGCGCAGGTGGACCACCACAGGGCGCTGCGATGCGGGTTCCCCGAGGTGATCTTCTGTACGGGGAAGACCGAGGAACAGGTAGCCGCGATCGCGGAGCGCATCGTCGCCTCGGGCAGCGACCTGCTCGCCACCCGGGCGACGCCGGCCATGTACGAAGCCGTGACGGCGCGGTGTCCTTCCGCGGAGTACCACGAAACAGCCCGGACGATCGTGGTGCAGGAAGCCTGGCGGGACCTGGGCATCGGTGAGATCCTGGTGGTTTCGGCGGGCACGAGCGACATCCCGGTGGCCGAGGAGGCCGCGGTGACCGCCCGGATCCTGGGCAACCGGGTGGAACGCCTTTTCGACGTCGGCGTGGCCGGCATCCACCGTCTCCTTTCCCATCGCGAAGCCATCATGAACGCGTCGGTGCTCATCGTCGTGGCGGGCATGGAAGGCGCCCTGCCCAGCGTGGTCGGCGGGATGGTTTCCAGGCCGGTGATCGCCGTGCCGACCAGCGTGGGGTACGGCGCCAGTTTCAACGGGCTGGCGGCACTCCTGGCCATGCTGAACAGCTGTGCCTCGGGCATCACGGTGGTGAACATCGACGGCGGGTTCAACGCCGGGTACGCGGCGGGCCTCATCAACCGGAAAAACGAATAG
- a CDS encoding dipeptidase: MPEEPVERAKALHAKVPLIDGHNDLPWQIRRKANRDVWAIDINEPQPDFHTDIPRLREGMLGAQFWSVYVPVSMQGKEATRATMEEIDIVYQMIARYPDTFQLARTADEVEAAFAAGRIASMMGIEGGHSIDSSLGALRMFHKLGVGYMTLTHSRNIPWADSATDTMAVDGLTEFGKEVVREMNRLGMLVDLSHVSPATMHDALDVTEAPVVFSHSSSFAMCNHVRNVPDDILLRLAENNGVIMVTFVPGYISEETRLHGVKRNEERERLASVPGSTDESVAEGIAAWNEANPTPPATLAQVADHIDHIRQVIGIDYIGIGGDYDGISSLPVGLEDVSTYPMLTAELVRREYSDDDIMKILGRNVLRVMRDAEAVAARLQQERHASGARIEVLDGE; encoded by the coding sequence ATGCCTGAAGAGCCTGTCGAACGCGCAAAGGCCCTGCACGCGAAAGTCCCGCTGATCGACGGACACAACGACCTGCCCTGGCAGATTCGCAGGAAGGCGAACCGGGACGTCTGGGCGATCGACATCAACGAACCCCAGCCCGATTTCCACACCGACATCCCCCGCCTGCGCGAGGGCATGCTGGGCGCCCAATTCTGGTCGGTCTACGTACCCGTGTCCATGCAGGGCAAGGAGGCGACGCGGGCCACCATGGAAGAAATCGACATCGTGTACCAGATGATCGCGCGGTATCCGGACACGTTTCAGCTGGCCAGAACGGCCGACGAAGTGGAAGCGGCCTTTGCGGCGGGCAGGATCGCGTCCATGATGGGGATCGAAGGAGGGCATTCCATCGATTCCTCCCTCGGCGCGCTTCGCATGTTTCACAAGCTGGGCGTCGGTTACATGACCTTGACGCACAGCCGCAACATACCGTGGGCCGATTCGGCGACGGATACCATGGCGGTCGACGGCCTGACGGAATTCGGGAAAGAGGTAGTCCGGGAGATGAACCGCCTGGGCATGCTGGTGGACCTGTCCCACGTTTCCCCGGCGACCATGCACGACGCATTGGACGTGACAGAGGCCCCGGTCGTCTTCAGCCATTCCTCGTCCTTTGCCATGTGCAACCACGTGCGCAACGTCCCCGACGACATCCTGTTGCGCCTGGCCGAAAACAACGGCGTGATCATGGTCACCTTCGTACCGGGGTACATCTCGGAAGAAACCCGCCTGCACGGCGTGAAGCGCAACGAAGAGCGTGAGCGGCTCGCGTCGGTGCCGGGCAGTACGGATGAATCGGTGGCGGAAGGCATTGCCGCCTGGAACGAGGCCAATCCCACGCCGCCCGCCACCCTCGCCCAGGTGGCCGACCATATCGACCACATCAGGCAGGTGATCGGCATCGATTATATCGGCATCGGCGGGGATTACGACGGCATTTCCAGTTTACCGGTGGGACTGGAGGACGTCTCTACCTATCCCATGCTGACGGCCGAACTGGTCCGGCGGGAATACTCGGACGACGACATCATGAAGATCCTCGGACGCAACGTGCTGCGCGTGATGCGCGACGCGGAGGCGGTGGCGGCCCGTCTGCAGCAGGAGCGCCATGCCTCGGGCGCGCGCATCGAAGTCCTGGACGGTGAATAG
- a CDS encoding C-terminal binding protein translates to MAGFTILSPGNPDNPGPNQYIRDELKTIGAELRIRSFRTIEEMLEEAQDVDGFTQGGLTFTREDVERLPERIRVVGAGGIGVDFIDVEAATERGIIVYNIQGIFEREVAQHAMMLLLACARRLMIINRSMLEGTPISRGTIQPIYDQTLGLVSFGNIGRAMAKIAAGFDLRVIACDPFVNQADADPFGVTMVDQETLFRESDFVSCHVPLGPATYHLIGERDFRNMKPSAYFINTGRGKVVDEKALIRALREGWLAGAGLDVQEQEPPAPDNPLRTMEQVVLTPHYASASVRGGIERFKKAGRQLVTILSGRWPEDGLVNPAVKPLAAEKWGMPAE, encoded by the coding sequence ATGGCCGGTTTCACCATTCTCTCGCCCGGAAACCCGGACAACCCCGGTCCCAATCAATATATACGGGACGAACTGAAAACCATTGGCGCCGAGCTCAGGATCCGGTCGTTCCGAACAATCGAAGAGATGCTCGAAGAAGCCCAGGACGTGGATGGATTCACCCAGGGCGGCCTGACCTTTACGAGGGAAGACGTGGAGCGACTGCCCGAACGCATACGCGTGGTCGGCGCGGGCGGGATCGGCGTGGATTTCATCGACGTGGAGGCGGCCACGGAACGGGGCATCATCGTCTACAACATCCAGGGCATCTTCGAACGGGAAGTCGCCCAGCACGCCATGATGCTGCTGCTCGCCTGTGCCCGCCGGCTGATGATCATCAACCGGTCCATGCTGGAGGGAACGCCCATCAGCCGCGGCACCATTCAGCCCATCTATGACCAGACCCTCGGCCTGGTTTCCTTCGGGAACATCGGCCGGGCCATGGCAAAGATCGCCGCGGGGTTCGATCTCCGCGTCATCGCCTGCGACCCCTTCGTCAACCAGGCCGATGCGGATCCCTTTGGCGTCACGATGGTGGACCAGGAGACGCTGTTCAGGGAATCGGATTTCGTTTCCTGCCACGTGCCCCTGGGGCCGGCGACCTATCACCTCATCGGGGAGCGGGATTTCCGGAACATGAAGCCGTCCGCCTACTTCATCAATACGGGACGCGGCAAGGTCGTGGACGAAAAGGCCCTGATCAGGGCGCTGCGGGAAGGGTGGCTGGCAGGCGCCGGGCTGGACGTACAGGAGCAGGAACCACCGGCCCCGGACAACCCGCTGCGCACGATGGAGCAGGTGGTCCTCACGCCCCATTACGCTTCCGCGTCGGTGCGGGGTGGCATCGAGCGTTTCAAAAAAGCCGGCAGGCAACTGGTCACCATTCTCAGTGGCCGCTGGCCCGAAGACGGCCTCGTAAACCCTGCCGTGAAGCCGCTCGCCGCCGAAAAATGGGGCATGCCCGCGGAGTGA